One region of Polynucleobacter sp. MWH-Aus1W21 genomic DNA includes:
- the slmA gene encoding nucleoid occlusion factor SlmA, which translates to MREPLEPADINDSSADAGKTRKRPKPGERRLQILQVLAEMLQNPKGERVTTAALAAKIQVSEAALYRHFASKAQMFEGLISFIEQTVFGLINQINQKEESGLAQARGILQMLLFFAEKNPGMTRVLLGDALLQEDDRLQERITQVLDRVEASLKQALRIAQTQGGNWAQLGQEEVSIRAAMLMSFVLGRWYRFARSGFKKLPTEASDVSLRLLLSE; encoded by the coding sequence ATGCGTGAACCTCTAGAGCCGGCAGATATTAACGACAGCAGCGCTGATGCGGGTAAGACGCGCAAGCGCCCCAAGCCGGGCGAGCGTCGTCTGCAGATCTTGCAGGTTCTTGCGGAAATGTTGCAAAACCCAAAAGGTGAACGGGTTACTACTGCAGCCTTAGCGGCCAAAATTCAAGTGTCTGAAGCAGCGCTATATCGTCATTTCGCCAGCAAGGCGCAGATGTTCGAGGGATTGATTTCATTTATTGAGCAAACAGTTTTTGGTTTGATCAATCAAATCAATCAAAAAGAAGAATCTGGTCTCGCTCAAGCGCGTGGCATTTTGCAAATGCTTTTATTCTTCGCTGAAAAGAATCCCGGCATGACTCGCGTTTTATTGGGCGATGCTTTGTTACAAGAAGATGATCGATTGCAAGAGCGCATCACTCAGGTGCTGGATCGTGTCGAAGCATCTCTTAAGCAAGCCTTGCGTATTGCTCAAACCCAAGGCGGTAACTGGGCGCAGCTAGGCCAAGAAGAAGTCAGCATCCGTGCTGCCATGTTGATGAGTTTTGTTTTAGGCCGTTGGTATCGCTTTGCCCGTAGCGGATTTAAGAAGCTGCCGACTGAAGCCTCTGATGTTAGTTTGCGCCTTCTCCTGTCAGAATGA
- a CDS encoding lysophospholipid acyltransferase family protein: protein MRKLLLKLCLNTIAVLPLALVQVIGASLGMLAYLGSKQYRSLFRPQYEAVTKARKLPVKLWEAIRASGMLFSDSLWIWRNPQKALKLVEVQNWDVVETAIGEGNGLVMLTPHLGGFEIIPRVLAQHFPATILYRPSRQEWLNEVVEEGRAYPNMHFVPTNLNGVRQMTRALTRGEAIGILPDQVPSGGEGVWVPFFGRPAYTTPLPARLANRNNTPVVMFTAKRKGLGQGWLMQATRLSSLSEDANTAAAELNTAIENAVLVAPEQFIWSYNRYKHPAGAELPPSN from the coding sequence GTGCGAAAACTTCTATTAAAGCTCTGCCTGAATACGATTGCCGTGCTTCCACTTGCCCTAGTGCAAGTAATTGGGGCTTCTTTAGGCATGCTGGCCTATTTAGGCTCTAAACAGTATCGATCACTCTTTCGCCCTCAATATGAAGCTGTAACCAAAGCGCGTAAATTGCCAGTGAAACTTTGGGAGGCAATCAGAGCCTCAGGAATGTTGTTTTCGGATAGCCTTTGGATTTGGCGCAACCCGCAAAAAGCACTGAAATTAGTTGAAGTGCAAAACTGGGATGTGGTTGAGACGGCGATTGGTGAGGGGAATGGTCTAGTTATGCTTACCCCCCATTTGGGCGGTTTTGAAATTATTCCCAGAGTATTGGCGCAACACTTCCCCGCGACTATTCTCTATCGCCCATCGCGCCAAGAATGGCTCAATGAAGTCGTTGAAGAGGGTCGCGCCTATCCCAACATGCATTTTGTGCCGACCAACCTTAATGGCGTACGCCAAATGACTCGGGCGCTCACCAGAGGTGAGGCGATTGGCATTCTTCCAGATCAAGTACCCAGCGGCGGCGAGGGTGTATGGGTTCCTTTCTTTGGGCGGCCCGCCTATACAACACCATTACCGGCTCGCCTTGCTAACCGCAATAACACGCCAGTAGTCATGTTTACTGCAAAGCGTAAAGGTTTGGGTCAAGGGTGGTTAATGCAAGCTACTCGTCTTTCATCCTTATCTGAAGATGCCAATACTGCCGCTGCAGAACTGAACACTGCCATTGAAAATGCAGTCCTTGTTGCGCCAGAACAATTCATTTGGTCCTACAACCGCTACAAGCATCCCGCTGGTGCAGAATTGCCACCAAGCAATTAA
- the metK gene encoding methionine adenosyltransferase, with translation MANDYFFTSESVSEGHPDKVADQISDSILDAILAQDPTARVAAETLCNTGLVVLAGEITTNANVDYIQVARNTLREIGYDNTAYGIDYKGCAVLVAYDKQSPDIAQGVDKAHDDGLDQGAGDQGLMFGYACDETAELMPLPIHLSHRLVERQSQLRRDGRLNWLRPDAKSQVTLRYVDGKPDSIDTVVLSTQHDEDISLEKLREAVIEEIIKPVLPKHLIKGAINFLVNPTGRFVIGGPQGDCGLTGRKIIVDTYGGAAPHGGGAFSGKDPSKVDRSAAYAGRYVAKNVVAGGLASKCLIQISYAIGVAKPTSVMVSTFGTGKISDEKIAQLVSEHFDLRPKGIVKMLNLLRPIYKKTAAYGHFGREEPEFTWEQTDKAAALRAAAGL, from the coding sequence ATGGCAAACGATTACTTCTTTACCTCAGAATCCGTTTCTGAAGGTCACCCCGATAAAGTAGCAGACCAAATTTCTGATTCGATTCTCGATGCCATCTTGGCTCAAGATCCAACTGCACGTGTTGCAGCAGAAACATTGTGTAACACCGGCTTAGTTGTTTTGGCTGGTGAGATCACGACTAACGCTAACGTTGATTACATTCAAGTTGCTCGTAATACATTGCGTGAAATCGGATACGACAACACTGCATACGGCATCGACTACAAAGGTTGTGCAGTATTGGTTGCATATGACAAACAGAGCCCCGATATTGCTCAAGGCGTTGATAAGGCTCATGATGATGGCTTGGATCAAGGTGCTGGCGACCAAGGTTTGATGTTCGGTTACGCTTGTGATGAGACTGCAGAGCTAATGCCCTTGCCAATTCATTTGTCACACCGCTTAGTTGAGCGTCAATCCCAATTGCGCCGCGATGGTCGTTTGAATTGGTTGCGCCCTGATGCAAAGTCACAAGTGACATTGCGTTATGTAGATGGCAAGCCTGACTCTATCGATACTGTTGTGCTCTCTACTCAGCACGATGAAGATATCTCCCTCGAGAAATTGCGCGAAGCAGTGATCGAAGAAATTATTAAACCAGTATTGCCTAAGCATTTGATCAAAGGCGCAATTAACTTTTTGGTGAACCCAACAGGTCGTTTCGTTATCGGCGGCCCACAAGGCGATTGCGGCTTAACTGGTCGCAAAATTATTGTGGATACCTACGGCGGTGCAGCTCCTCATGGTGGCGGCGCTTTCTCTGGTAAAGACCCATCTAAGGTTGACCGATCTGCTGCTTATGCTGGTCGCTATGTTGCAAAGAACGTTGTTGCTGGTGGTTTGGCAAGCAAGTGCTTGATTCAGATCTCTTACGCGATTGGCGTTGCAAAGCCAACTTCAGTGATGGTGAGCACATTTGGCACAGGCAAGATCTCCGATGAGAAGATTGCTCAATTGGTTTCTGAGCATTTTGACTTGCGTCCAAAAGGTATCGTGAAGATGTTGAATCTCTTGCGCCCAATTTATAAGAAGACTGCTGCTTATGGCCACTTTGGTCGTGAAGAGCCAGAATTTACTTGGGAGCAAACAGACAAAGCGGCTGCATTACGTGCCGCAGCAGGTCTGTAA
- the ahcY gene encoding adenosylhomocysteinase has protein sequence MNTVSDLNNFVATRCAIADITLADFGRKEIAIAETEMPGLIAIRDEFAAQQPLRGARITGSLHMTIQTAVLIETLEALGAEVQWASCNIFSTQDHAAAAIAANGTPVFAIKGETLEQYWDFTHRIFEWADGGYTNMILDDGGDATLLLHLGARAEKDQACLNHPTSEEETILFAAIKKKLAQDPTWYSTRLEKVKGVTEETTTGVHRLYQMFAKGDLKFPAINVNDSVTKSKFDNLYGCRESLVDAIKRATDVMVAGKVAVVCGYGDVGKGSAQALRALSAQVWVTEVDPICALQAAMEGYRVVTMDYAADKADIFVSATGNYHVITHDHMAKMKNQAIVCNIGHFDNEIDVAGIEKYKWEEIKPQVDHVIFPAANGKPEKRIIILAKGRLVNLGCGTGHPSYVMSSSFANQVIAQIELWNAVGTDKYPIGVYTLPKHLDEKVARLQLKTLNAELTVLSDQQASYIGVTKEGPYKADHYRY, from the coding sequence ATGAATACCGTTTCTGATTTAAATAACTTTGTAGCAACTCGTTGCGCGATTGCTGATATCACTTTGGCTGACTTTGGTCGTAAAGAAATCGCGATTGCTGAAACTGAGATGCCTGGTCTGATCGCCATTCGCGATGAATTTGCTGCACAACAGCCATTGCGTGGCGCACGTATTACGGGCTCTTTGCACATGACCATTCAAACTGCAGTATTAATCGAGACGCTTGAAGCGCTCGGCGCTGAAGTTCAGTGGGCATCTTGCAATATTTTCTCCACGCAAGACCATGCTGCTGCTGCAATCGCTGCTAACGGCACACCAGTGTTTGCGATTAAAGGCGAAACCCTCGAGCAGTATTGGGACTTTACGCACCGCATTTTTGAGTGGGCTGACGGTGGTTACACCAATATGATTTTGGATGACGGTGGCGACGCTACTTTGTTGTTGCACCTTGGCGCACGCGCTGAGAAAGATCAAGCTTGTTTGAATCATCCAACCAGCGAAGAAGAAACCATTTTGTTTGCAGCTATCAAGAAAAAATTAGCGCAAGACCCAACTTGGTATTCAACACGCTTGGAGAAAGTTAAGGGCGTTACCGAAGAAACCACTACAGGCGTACATCGCTTGTATCAAATGTTTGCTAAGGGTGATTTGAAGTTCCCGGCAATTAACGTAAATGACTCCGTTACTAAGAGCAAGTTTGACAACTTATATGGTTGCCGCGAGTCTTTAGTGGACGCGATCAAGCGTGCTACTGACGTCATGGTGGCTGGTAAGGTTGCAGTAGTTTGTGGTTATGGCGATGTGGGTAAAGGTTCAGCTCAAGCATTGCGTGCCTTGTCTGCTCAAGTTTGGGTAACTGAAGTAGATCCAATTTGCGCATTGCAAGCTGCAATGGAAGGCTATCGTGTTGTGACTATGGATTACGCTGCTGATAAAGCAGACATCTTTGTTTCTGCAACCGGCAACTACCACGTGATTACACATGACCACATGGCTAAGATGAAGAATCAAGCTATCGTTTGTAACATCGGCCACTTTGACAACGAAATCGACGTTGCTGGTATTGAGAAATATAAGTGGGAAGAAATCAAGCCCCAAGTGGACCATGTGATTTTCCCAGCTGCTAATGGCAAGCCTGAAAAGCGCATCATCATTTTGGCTAAAGGCCGCTTGGTTAACCTCGGCTGCGGTACAGGACATCCTTCATACGTAATGAGCTCTTCATTTGCAAACCAAGTGATTGCTCAAATCGAATTATGGAATGCAGTTGGTACAGATAAATACCCAATCGGTGTTTACACATTGCCTAAGCATTTAGATGAGAAAGTTGCTCGCTTACAGCTCAAGACTCTGAATGCAGAGTTAACGGTGTTGTCTGACCAGCAAGCTTCTTACATTGGCGTAACGAAGGAAGGCCCATACAAGGCTGACCACTATCGTTATTAA
- the metW gene encoding methionine biosynthesis protein MetW, whose amino-acid sequence MNNFNQRADFAAIANWIASNTQVLDLGCGDGSFLEFLQKQKPVHTYGVEIDDSRVLSCVQKGLNVIQQDLEGGLALFEDNSFDTVVLSQTLQTIHQTEKILREVVRVGKESVISFPNFGHWSHRLAVGLGRMPVSKSLPYQWYNTPNVRVLTVADFEKLASSLGLKVLDQCILHEGRQVTLMPNLFGSLALFRIRRA is encoded by the coding sequence ATGAATAATTTCAATCAGCGCGCTGACTTTGCTGCAATAGCCAACTGGATTGCATCCAATACCCAAGTATTGGATCTTGGGTGTGGCGACGGTAGCTTCTTAGAGTTTTTGCAAAAACAAAAGCCAGTTCATACTTATGGCGTCGAGATAGATGATTCACGCGTACTCTCTTGCGTGCAAAAAGGTTTAAACGTTATTCAGCAGGACTTAGAGGGCGGCTTAGCGCTATTTGAAGACAATAGCTTTGATACGGTTGTGTTGTCTCAAACTTTGCAGACCATTCATCAAACCGAGAAAATATTGCGCGAAGTAGTTCGTGTAGGAAAAGAGTCAGTCATTTCTTTTCCAAATTTTGGTCACTGGTCCCATCGTTTGGCCGTAGGCTTAGGCCGTATGCCGGTGTCTAAGAGCTTGCCTTACCAGTGGTACAACACACCAAATGTGCGTGTATTGACTGTTGCTGATTTTGAGAAGTTAGCTTCTAGTCTTGGTCTTAAAGTGTTAGATCAATGCATCTTGCACGAAGGTCGCCAAGTGACTTTGATGCCAAATCTATTTGGCAGTCTTGCATTATTCCGAATTCGTCGCGCCTAG
- a CDS encoding homoserine O-acetyltransferase: MSELHLSRNTIHFAEPLPLQSGAVLSGYDLVIETYGKLNADKSNAVLVCHALNASHHVAGPSPEDPADIGWWDNMIGPGKPVDTNHFFVIGVNNLGSCFGSTGPMSINPATGKPYGADFPVVTVEDWVNTQARLADKLGIRKFAAVMGGSLGGMQAMAWAIQFPRRIEHCVVVASTPKLSAQNIAFNEVARNAILSDPDFHGGNYYEHGVVPKRGLRLARMVGHITYLSDDDMAEKFGRELQRPNGESNDYRFSFDVEFEVESYLRHQGDKFSTYFDANTYLLITRALDYFDPARRYDGSLNRALAEVRAKFLVVSFSTDWRFPPNRSREIVESLLSNKSEVTYAEIDAPHGHDAFLLDDARYHNLVRAYFKKMREAQA; this comes from the coding sequence ATGAGCGAGCTACACCTCTCTAGAAATACTATTCACTTTGCCGAGCCCCTGCCTTTGCAGAGTGGCGCAGTGTTATCGGGCTACGATTTAGTCATTGAAACCTACGGCAAGCTCAACGCAGACAAAAGTAATGCTGTTCTAGTTTGTCATGCACTCAATGCGTCACATCATGTAGCCGGTCCAAGTCCAGAAGATCCTGCCGATATTGGTTGGTGGGATAACATGATTGGTCCAGGCAAGCCTGTTGATACCAATCACTTCTTCGTAATCGGTGTAAATAATTTAGGTTCATGCTTTGGTTCTACTGGGCCTATGAGCATTAATCCTGCAACTGGCAAGCCTTATGGTGCTGATTTTCCAGTGGTTACTGTTGAAGACTGGGTGAACACTCAGGCGCGCTTGGCAGATAAGCTGGGTATTCGTAAATTTGCAGCTGTGATGGGCGGTAGTTTGGGCGGTATGCAGGCAATGGCTTGGGCCATTCAGTTCCCTAGGCGAATAGAGCATTGCGTTGTAGTCGCATCCACCCCAAAGCTCAGCGCACAAAATATTGCATTTAACGAAGTGGCACGTAATGCTATTTTGTCGGATCCTGATTTTCATGGGGGCAACTATTACGAGCATGGCGTGGTGCCTAAGCGTGGGTTGCGTTTAGCTCGCATGGTTGGCCACATCACCTATTTATCTGATGACGATATGGCGGAAAAATTTGGACGCGAATTGCAGCGTCCTAATGGTGAATCCAATGACTATCGCTTTAGCTTTGATGTCGAATTTGAAGTTGAGAGCTACTTACGTCATCAGGGTGATAAGTTTTCAACTTACTTTGATGCCAACACTTACTTGTTGATTACCCGTGCACTCGATTATTTTGATCCTGCACGCCGTTACGATGGCAGCCTTAATCGTGCCTTGGCAGAAGTGCGGGCTAAGTTTTTGGTGGTTAGTTTCTCTACTGATTGGCGCTTCCCGCCCAATCGTAGCCGCGAGATTGTGGAGTCTTTGCTGAGTAATAAAAGCGAAGTGACTTATGCAGAGATTGATGCACCTCATGGGCATGATGCTTTCTTGCTGGATGACGCTCGTTATCATAATTTGGTACGCGCATACTTCAAGAAAATGCGCGAGGCTCAGGCATGA
- a CDS encoding lipid A biosynthesis acyltransferase, protein MTWLQNLFNFLALSLLRLFAFLPYSITVHVGYGLGWLAAHIPNGRTHIVKTNLRLCFPNLTEKEIGDLALENWKLFGRSVLERSRIWLGSGKQITDIVTIESAITLGDRKPRLLINPHFVGLEGGFMALSVLANQHDWPRGAGLYQNMKNPFFNQKMIEWRNRFGGKSIERQSRLRDLIREIQTGNFIFIAPDIDLGPRDSIFVPFFGVQTNTITSVSRLAKLSGAEVCLMTTTLNKDRKAYTCHISAPLPNFPSDDVEKDTARLNQYIEELVRERPAEYYWVHKRFKHRPPGEPSLYE, encoded by the coding sequence ATGACCTGGTTACAAAACCTTTTTAATTTCTTGGCACTTAGCCTACTGCGTCTCTTTGCTTTTCTGCCTTATTCGATTACTGTCCATGTGGGCTATGGCTTGGGCTGGCTAGCCGCTCATATTCCAAATGGCCGTACCCATATTGTTAAAACCAACTTGCGGTTGTGTTTTCCCAATCTCACTGAAAAAGAAATTGGCGATCTCGCTCTTGAGAATTGGAAATTATTTGGTCGCAGCGTACTGGAGAGAAGCCGCATCTGGCTTGGTAGTGGCAAACAAATTACCGATATCGTCACCATTGAATCAGCGATCACCTTAGGGGATCGCAAACCACGCCTTCTCATTAATCCACACTTTGTTGGTCTTGAAGGTGGCTTCATGGCACTTTCTGTACTAGCCAATCAACACGATTGGCCTCGAGGCGCCGGTCTTTACCAAAACATGAAAAATCCTTTCTTCAATCAAAAAATGATTGAGTGGCGAAATCGTTTTGGTGGAAAGTCTATTGAAAGACAAAGTCGCTTACGCGATCTCATTCGCGAAATTCAAACGGGCAACTTTATTTTTATTGCGCCAGATATTGATTTGGGACCGCGTGATTCGATCTTTGTTCCCTTCTTTGGGGTCCAAACGAACACTATTACCTCCGTATCCCGTCTAGCAAAGCTTAGCGGGGCAGAAGTTTGTCTTATGACAACCACTTTAAACAAAGATCGTAAAGCCTATACCTGCCACATCAGCGCGCCTTTACCAAACTTTCCAAGTGATGATGTTGAGAAAGATACTGCGCGCCTTAATCAATATATTGAAGAACTTGTTCGTGAAAGACCGGCGGAGTACTATTGGGTACATAAACGCTTTAAACATCGGCCGCCTGGCGAGCCGAGTCTTTACGAATAA
- a CDS encoding MFS transporter translates to MLTAVQSWIKDFRVYLEWPCLRMLFLGFSAGLPLLLILGTLSFWLREAGIDRSTIGYLTWVGLIYAFKWVWAPLVDRLQIPLLTTLFGRRRSWLLFAQALIILGLVGMSTLDPKLALNSIVWCALLVAFGSATQDIALDAFRIESANSDHQAALAATYQTGYRLALIWAGAGVLWLAARAETGSGYDASAWQFAYLCMAASIGVGVITTLISKEPVKYELAKVRTAKAWLYQTLVEPFAEFITRYRWHAVLILSLIAVYRISDVVMGIMANPFYVDMGYTKDEVATVSKVFGVVMTLVGAFVGGVLTLRFGVLRILFVGAVLSAVSNLLFAWLATQGHDLHGLIWVISADNLSSGIASAAFIAFLSSLTNIRYSATQYALFSSMMLLLPKWLAGFSGVFVDNFGYQAFFYGTAIIGAPVLLLIWATIHFKIVQIKKEGE, encoded by the coding sequence GTGTTAACCGCGGTCCAATCTTGGATAAAAGACTTTCGGGTTTATCTCGAGTGGCCTTGTTTGCGCATGTTGTTCTTGGGTTTTTCTGCAGGCCTTCCTTTGTTGCTTATTCTGGGAACGCTCAGTTTTTGGTTGCGTGAAGCTGGTATTGATCGCAGTACTATTGGCTACTTAACCTGGGTTGGCTTGATTTATGCCTTTAAGTGGGTTTGGGCGCCGCTGGTAGATCGCCTGCAGATTCCGCTACTAACAACATTGTTTGGGCGCCGTCGCAGTTGGCTTCTCTTTGCGCAGGCACTCATCATCTTGGGTCTTGTCGGCATGTCAACTTTGGACCCCAAGCTCGCACTGAACTCCATTGTTTGGTGCGCGCTCTTGGTTGCTTTTGGCTCTGCTACCCAAGATATCGCATTAGATGCTTTTCGTATTGAGTCAGCCAATAGCGACCATCAGGCAGCCTTAGCGGCAACTTATCAAACCGGTTATAGGCTTGCCTTGATTTGGGCTGGCGCTGGAGTTCTCTGGCTGGCTGCTCGTGCCGAAACCGGCAGTGGCTATGATGCGAGTGCATGGCAATTTGCATATCTCTGTATGGCAGCCTCTATAGGTGTCGGTGTGATTACAACCCTCATAAGTAAAGAGCCTGTGAAGTATGAGCTGGCAAAGGTACGAACTGCCAAAGCATGGCTGTATCAAACCTTGGTTGAGCCTTTTGCAGAATTTATTACGCGCTATCGCTGGCATGCAGTTCTGATTTTGTCTTTGATTGCCGTCTACCGTATTAGCGATGTGGTGATGGGCATTATGGCGAATCCATTTTATGTAGACATGGGTTACACCAAAGATGAGGTTGCTACAGTAAGCAAAGTGTTTGGTGTAGTGATGACTTTAGTCGGCGCCTTTGTTGGTGGTGTGCTTACACTGCGCTTTGGTGTCTTGAGAATTTTATTTGTGGGTGCGGTTTTATCTGCAGTAAGTAATTTATTGTTTGCATGGTTGGCTACACAGGGCCATGATTTGCATGGCCTGATTTGGGTAATTTCTGCAGATAACTTAAGCTCAGGCATTGCCAGCGCAGCCTTTATTGCCTTCTTGTCATCGCTCACCAATATTCGTTACTCAGCAACCCAGTACGCATTGTTTAGCTCGATGATGTTGCTTTTACCCAAATGGTTGGCGGGCTTCTCAGGTGTATTTGTTGATAACTTTGGCTATCAAGCATTCTTCTACGGCACCGCTATTATTGGCGCTCCAGTCCTACTCTTAATTTGGGCAACCATTCATTTCAAGATTGTTCAGATCAAAAAAGAAGGGGAGTAA
- the pyrE gene encoding orotate phosphoribosyltransferase, whose protein sequence is MSSNNSNQDNFIRFALEAKVLSFGEFKTKAGRLSPYFFNAGEFNDGARLSALGRYYSKALQESNLQFDMLYGPAYKGITLAAATAIALADDGINVPYAHNRKEAKDHGEGGVLVGAPVKGRVVIIDDVISAGTSVRESVDLIRKAGAEPAAVLIALDRMERSGNAVEIGDKSAVQAVEQEFGLPVISIANLAGLMSFLTASSNAQLTNYLPAVKAYRDKYGI, encoded by the coding sequence ATGAGCTCAAATAATTCAAATCAAGATAACTTTATACGTTTTGCCTTAGAGGCAAAGGTTTTGTCCTTCGGGGAGTTTAAAACTAAAGCAGGAAGACTCTCACCTTATTTCTTTAATGCCGGTGAATTTAATGATGGTGCCCGTTTAAGTGCGTTGGGGCGCTACTATTCCAAGGCCTTGCAAGAATCTAATCTTCAATTTGACATGCTGTATGGACCTGCATACAAAGGAATTACTTTGGCGGCTGCTACAGCGATTGCTTTGGCGGATGATGGTATCAATGTTCCCTATGCGCACAACCGCAAAGAAGCTAAGGATCATGGCGAAGGCGGTGTCTTAGTTGGCGCACCAGTTAAAGGTCGCGTAGTCATCATTGATGACGTTATTTCAGCCGGAACTTCTGTCAGAGAGTCAGTAGATTTGATTCGTAAAGCAGGAGCAGAGCCAGCGGCGGTATTGATTGCCTTAGATCGTATGGAGCGTTCGGGTAATGCTGTTGAGATTGGCGATAAATCTGCCGTGCAAGCTGTGGAGCAAGAGTTTGGCTTGCCGGTGATTTCGATTGCTAACTTAGCCGGCTTGATGTCATTCTTAACCGCATCAAGCAATGCTCAGTTAACCAATTATTTGCCTGCAGTAAAGGCCTACCGCGATAAATATGGAATTTAA
- a CDS encoding exodeoxyribonuclease III: MLRIISANLNGIRSAVKKGFLPWAVKQKADFICMQELKAQRDDLEDAILNPDGMHAYFHHAEKKGYSGCGIYTPHTPDEVLYGYGNEEFDAEGRYVEARFKDLSVISVYMPSGSSSEERQEAKYRYLDSFLPHLVSLKKSGREIVLCGDVNIAHQEIDLKNWKGNLKNSGFLPEERAWLTNLFNKVGYVDVYRQLEPEATETCYTWWSNRGQAYAKNVGWRIDYHITTPGIAQTAKKTAVYKDEKFSDHAPLTVDYDWKL, translated from the coding sequence ATGTTACGCATCATTTCCGCGAACCTCAACGGTATCCGTTCTGCAGTCAAAAAAGGCTTTCTGCCATGGGCTGTGAAGCAAAAAGCCGACTTCATTTGCATGCAAGAGCTCAAGGCCCAGCGCGATGATTTGGAGGATGCCATTCTCAATCCTGATGGAATGCATGCGTACTTCCACCATGCCGAGAAAAAAGGCTACAGCGGCTGCGGTATTTATACCCCTCATACACCAGATGAAGTCCTATATGGCTATGGCAATGAAGAGTTCGATGCAGAGGGTCGCTATGTAGAGGCCCGCTTTAAAGACTTATCAGTCATCTCTGTGTACATGCCCTCAGGCTCTAGCTCTGAGGAGCGACAAGAGGCCAAATACCGCTATCTCGATAGTTTCCTGCCGCATCTCGTTTCATTAAAGAAATCAGGTCGTGAAATCGTTCTCTGCGGCGACGTCAATATTGCCCATCAAGAAATCGACCTGAAGAACTGGAAAGGTAATCTCAAAAATTCTGGATTCCTGCCGGAAGAGCGTGCATGGCTAACCAATCTGTTCAATAAAGTGGGTTACGTGGATGTCTATCGTCAGCTTGAACCTGAAGCAACTGAGACTTGCTACACCTGGTGGAGCAATCGTGGTCAAGCCTACGCAAAGAATGTTGGGTGGCGCATTGACTATCACATCACCACTCCTGGCATTGCGCAAACGGCAAAGAAAACCGCCGTATACAAAGATGAAAAGTTTTCAGATCACGCACCACTCACAGTGGATTACGACTGGAAACTTTAA
- the dapF gene encoding diaminopimelate epimerase, translating to MHGAGNDFIVLNGITQDLSGITREQWQALAHRQFGIGADQILLVEKATRPDADFRYRIFNSDGGEVEQCGNGSRCFVRFVLDQGLSNKNPLRVEVAHTILTLKSHPDGQVEVDMGAPIFEHSHIPFNANGLASVQEFQETLYALPMNSPALHDSLVGVLSMGNPHAVQVVGDIDSAPVLEEGPEIEKFAAFPKRVNAGYMQVINRNEIKLRVYERGAGETLACGTGACAAVVSGIRRGLLDSPVKVHTRGGDLQIAWAGMIDNVAQPVIMTGPAVTVFEGETTI from the coding sequence ATGCATGGTGCTGGCAATGATTTCATTGTGCTTAATGGCATCACTCAAGATCTCAGCGGGATTACGCGTGAGCAGTGGCAAGCATTGGCGCATCGTCAATTTGGCATTGGCGCCGATCAAATTCTGTTGGTTGAAAAGGCGACGCGCCCAGATGCCGATTTTCGGTATCGCATTTTTAATTCTGATGGCGGCGAAGTGGAGCAATGCGGCAACGGCTCTCGTTGCTTTGTGCGCTTTGTTTTAGATCAAGGCCTATCAAACAAAAATCCATTGCGCGTAGAAGTTGCACATACCATCCTCACCCTGAAATCCCACCCCGATGGTCAAGTAGAGGTGGATATGGGTGCGCCCATTTTTGAACATAGCCATATTCCATTTAATGCAAACGGTTTGGCTAGCGTTCAAGAGTTTCAAGAAACGCTCTACGCACTTCCAATGAATAGCCCTGCATTACATGACAGCTTAGTTGGCGTTCTCTCTATGGGTAATCCACATGCTGTACAAGTCGTTGGCGATATCGATAGCGCACCCGTTTTAGAAGAGGGTCCAGAGATTGAAAAGTTTGCCGCTTTTCCAAAAAGAGTGAATGCAGGCTACATGCAGGTTATTAATCGCAATGAAATCAAATTGCGCGTATATGAACGTGGTGCTGGTGAAACTTTAGCCTGCGGCACTGGCGCATGTGCAGCAGTTGTATCTGGCATCCGCCGGGGCCTATTGGACTCGCCAGTCAAAGTTCATACGCGTGGCGGGGACCTGCAAATTGCTTGGGCTGGAATGATTGACAATGTTGCTCAGCCAGTCATCATGACTGGCCCAGCAGTCACAGTCTTTGAAGGCGAAACAACAATCTAA